One Pseudopipra pipra isolate bDixPip1 chromosome 28, bDixPip1.hap1, whole genome shotgun sequence genomic region harbors:
- the NPC1L1 gene encoding NPC1-like intracellular cholesterol transporter 1, whose translation MAGSLALPGALLAALLALASPSFTPIHRAGYCSFYGECGRNPEVNVSLVPSNVPCLSNTPAREATSAVLTLLRSVCPDLVRGDNETTLVCCTYAQLSALQLSVALSGTVLARCPSCARNFASLYCHNTCSPDQSLFTNVTRVVNRTVVPGVPSVAVVEYQSFYRQRFADAAFSSCRGVRLPATGGFAIATMCGRYGAELCTPQRWLDFQGDKNNGLAPLQINFQLVPNGTEPGDAIEPLDAQVWSCSEAPSEDEEPCSCQDCTESCPPVVAPTDSSHPFRLGEADGVLVLCVLLFAFFAMVFLVALLCQRRSKGLTVPQAVPAARGCSARASDVSHQALARAFRWWGTLVASRPVVVLAVAVVVAGGLSAGMVTLRLTTDPVELWSAPGSRARQEKAFHDQHFGPFLRTNQIIVTAPGRAGSLYDSVVLGAKNFSGVLAQDVLQALLELQERLAGIEAWAPQAGRNVTLKDVCYAPLNPTEPTLGDCCVNSVTQYFQNNRSHLALTALQEDGKETGTVDWHDHLIYCVSSPLSFKDITALELSCMAEYGGPVFPYIAFGGYQDSEYTEAEALIITYSLNNFPHGDPRLEWVLSWESKFLEVVQDFQRSHGPNLSVTFMAERSLEDEINRTSGEDLPVFALSYLLVFAYIALALGEYTAWSRVLVESKVTLAVGGIAVVLGAVFASMGFLALLGMPSSLIILEVVPFLVLAVGADNIFIFVQEFQQSQREPDETREQHLGRVLAEVAPSMLLCSISEAICFLLGALSSMPAVQTFALTAALAIAFDFLLQMSGFVALVALDARRQEAGRFDLCCCCGKGRGGPAGEGARLLRPLLERYYTPLLLHRRVRPCVVLLFLFLACAGLFLMFQVPVGLDQELALPEDSYMLQYFSALNQYLAVGVPTYFVTTGGYDFSSANGTNAICSSAGCDSDSLTQTIQHATDFPNVSYLAIPATSWVDDFLDWLNPTSRCCRIHQFGEHKGEFCPSTSNDLSCLAGQCLKTLRRPTAEEFQRFLPWFLQDRPTLQCAKGGLGAYDTSVSMDENGTILATRFMAYQRPLRTSQEYTAALRAARALGDTLTRTLRRVPGTDPDFSVFPYTVTYVYYEQYLTVVVEGLVTLAMCLVPTFAVSFLLLGMDLRSSCATLVTIAMILLDTVGFMALWDVPYNAVALINLVAAVGISVEFVSHITCAFARSAQPTRVERAAEATNTMGSKVVAGVAMTSLPGVVVLAFAKAQLIQIFFFRLNFIITLVGLAHGLVFLPVLLSYIGPSPRVPAGDTPGDTQGAGLGSGKTYFKDKDMDKPGKS comes from the exons ATGGCGGGGTCCCTGGCGCTGCCCGGCGCCCtcctggcagcactgctggcactg GCCTCCCCATCCTTCACCCCGATCCACCGTGCCGGGTACTGCTCCTTCTATGGCGAGTGCGGGCGCAACCCCGAGGTGAACGTGTCGCTGGTGCCCTCCAACGTGCCCTGCctgtccaacacccctgccCGGGAGGCCACCAGTGCCGTGCTGACCCTGCTGCGCTCCGTGTGCCCGGACCTGGTGCGGGGGGACAACGAGACCACCCTGGTGTGCTGCACCTACGCGCAGCTCAGCGCGCTCCAGCTCAGCGTCGCGCTCTCGGGCACCGTCCTGGCGCGGTGCCCGTCCTGCGCCCGCAACTTCGCCAGCCTGTACTGCCACAACACCTGCAGCCCCGACCAGAGCCTCTTCACCAACGTGACGCGGGTGGTGAACCGCACGGTGGTGCCCGGGGTGCCCAGCGTGGCGGTGGTGGAGTATCAGAGCTTCTACCGGCAGCGCTTCGCCGATGCCGCCTTCTCCTCGTGCCGAGGGGTGCGGCTCCCGGCCACCGGCGGCTTCGCCATCGCCACCATGTGCGGGCGCTACGGCGCCGAGCTCTGCACCCCCCAGCGCTGGCTGGACTTCCAGGGCGACAAGAACAACGGGCTGGCACCGCTGCAGATCAACTTCCAGCTGGTGCCCAACGGCACCGAGCCGGGCGATGCCATCGAGCCGCTGGACGCGCAGGTCTGGAGCTGCAGCGAGGCGCCGAGTGAGGATGAAGAACCCTGCTCGTGCCAGGACTGCACCGAGTCCTGCCCACCTGTGGTGGCCCCCACAGACTCGTCGCACCCATTCCGGCTGGGCGAGGCCGACGGCGTCCTGGTGCTCTGTGTCCTGCTCTTCGCCTTCTTTGCCATGGTCTTCCTCgtggccctgctgtgccagcgGCGCTCCAAGGGGCTCACGGTGCCGCAGGCGGTGCCCGCTGCCCGCGGGTGCTCGGCACGGGCGAGCGACGTCAGTCACCAGGCCCTGGCACGGGCGTTCCGCTGGTGGGGGACGCTGGTGGCCTCAAGGCCCGTGGTGGTGCTGGCGGTGGCCGTGGTGGTGGCTGGGGGGCTCTCGGCCGGGATGGTGACCCTCCGGCTCACCACGGACCCTGTGGAGCTCTGGTCAGCGCCGGGCAGCcgtgccaggcaggagaaggctttCCACGACCAGCACTTCGGGCCCTTCCTGCGCACCAACCAGATCATTGTGACGgcgccgggcagggccgggTCTCTCTACGACTCCGTGGTCTTGGGGGCCAAGAACTTCAGCGGGGTCCTGGCCCAGGACGTGCTGCaggcgctgctggagctgcaggagcggCTGGCGGGCATCGAAGCCTGGGCACCGCAGGCGGGCAGGAACGTGACGCTCAAGGACGTGTGTTATGCCCCCCTGAACCCCACAGAGCCCACCCTGGGCGACTGCTGTGTCAACAGCGTCACCCAGTACTTCCAGAACAACCGCTCCCACCTGGCACTCACCGCCCTGCAGGAGGACGGCAAAGAGACGGGCACTGTGGACTGGCACGACCACCTCATCTACTGCGTCAG CTCCCCGCTCTCCTTCAAGGACATCACAGCGCTGGAGCTGAGCTGTATGGCCGAGTACGGCGGGCCCGTGTTCCCATACATCGCCTTCGGGGGATACCAGG acTCAGAGTACACGGAGGCCGAGGCTCTGATCATCACCTACTCCCTCAACAACTTCCCCCACGGTGACCCCCGGCTCGAGTGGGTTCTGAGCTGGGAGAGCAAGTTCCTCGAGGTGGTTCAGGATTTCCAGCGCTCGCACGGCCCCAACCTGTCGGTCACGTTCATGGCCGAG CGCTCCCTGGAGGACGAGATCAACCGCACGAGCGGGGAGGACCTGCCGGTGTTCGCGCTCAGTTACCTGCTCGTGTTCGCCTACATCGCGCTGGCCCTGGGCGAGTACACGGCCTGGAGCCGCGTGCTG GTGGAGTCGAAGGTGACGCTGGCAGTGGGGGGCATTGCCGTGGTCCTGGGGGCCGTGTTTGCCTCCATGGGGTTCCTGGCGCTGCTGGGGATGCCCTCGTCCCTCATCATCCTCGAGGTCGTGCCCTTCCTCGTGCTCGCTGTGGGCGCCGACAACATCTTCATCTTCGTGCAGGAGTTCCAG cagtcGCAGCGGGAGCCGGACGAGACGCGGGAGCAGCACCTGGGGCGGGTGCTGGCAGAGGTGGCACCCAGCATGTTGCTGTGCAGCATCTCCGAGGCCATCTGCTTCCTCCTGG GTGCCCTCTCGTCCATGCCCGCCGTGCAAACCTTCGCCCTCACGGCCGCCCTCGCCATCGCCTTCGACTTCCTGCTCCAGATGTCGGGGTTCgtggcactggtggcactggatgCCCGGCGGCAGGAG gcCGGGCGGTTtgacctgtgctgctgctgcgggAAGGGCAGAGGGGGCCCGGCCGGGGAGGGGGCTCGGCTGCTGCGGCCCCTCCTGGAGCGCTACTACACCCCCCTCCTGCTGCACCGCCGCGTCCGGCCCTGCGTG gtgctgctgttcctgttcctgGCCTGTGCCGGGCTGTTCCTGATGTTCCAGGTGCCCGTGGGGCTGGACCAGGAGCTCGCCCTGCCCGAG GACTCGTACATGCTGCAGTACTTCTCGGCACTGAACCAGTACCTGGCCGTGGGGGTGCCCACCTACTTTGTCACCACGGGCGGGTACGACTTCTCCTCTGCCAACGGCACCAACGCCATCTGCTCCAGCGCCGGCTGCGACTCCGACTCGCTCACCCAGACCATCCAACACGCCACCGACTTCCCCAATGT GTCCTACCTGGCCATCCCGGCCACCTCCTGGGTGGATGATTTCCTGGACTGGCTGAACCCCACGAGCCGCTGCTGCCGCATCCACCAGTTTGGGGAGCACAAGGGGGAGTTCTGCCCCTCCACCAGCA ATGACCTGAGCTGCCTTGCGGGGCAGTGCCTGAAGACGCTCCGACGCCCCACGGCCGAGGAATTCCAGCGCTTCCTGCCCTGGTTCCTGCAGGACCGGCCCACCCTGCAGTGTGCCAAGGG GGGCCTGGGCGCCTACGACACTTCGGTGAGCATGGACGAGAACGGCACCATCCTGG CCACCCGGTTCATGGCGTACCAGCGCCCGCTGCGCACCTCGCAGGAGTACACGGCGGCTCTGCGGGCAGCCCGTGCCCTGGGGGACACCCTGACCCGCACCCTGCGCAGGGTGCCCGGCACAGACCCCGACTTCAGCGTGTTCCCCTACAC GGTGACGTACGTGTACTACGAGCAGTACCTGACGGTGGTGGTCGAGGGGCTGGTGACACTGGCAATGTGCCTGGTGCCCACCTTCGCCGtgtccttcctgctgctgggcatGGACCTGcgctccagctgtgccacccTGGTCACCATCGCCATGATCCTCCTGGACACCGTGGGGTTCATGGCCCTCTGGGACGTGCCCTACAACGCCGTCGCCCTCATCAACCTCGTCGCG GCCGTGGGCATCTCGGTGGAGTTCGTGTCCCACATCACGTGCGCCTTCGCCCGCAGTGCCCAGCCCACCAGGGTGGAACGAGCTGCCGAGGCCACCAACACCATGGGCAGCAAG GTGGTGGCCGGGGTGGCCATGACCAGCCTGCCCGGGGTGGTGGTCCTGGCCTTCGCCAAGGCCCAGCTCATCCAGATCTTCTTCTTCCGCCTCAACTTCATCATCACCCTCGTGGGGTTGGCACATGGACTGGTCTTCCTGCCCGTGCTCCTCAGCTACATCG gGCCCAGCCCGCGGGTGCCAGCAGGGGACACGCCGGGGGACACACagggtgcagggctgggctctggcAAAACCTACTTCAAGGACAAGGACATGGACAAGCCCGGGAAGAGCTGA
- the LOC135403755 gene encoding interleukin-1 receptor antagonist protein-like isoform X2 codes for MPACHCPTISRAGSAPPALPGPIKPPPPPGDRAQTGPDLRSCQSHRPSHVPRVQTCCHVSGDRVGWGCPSLRTWVGSPRVTPIFTPLSLPPPRCRGARGPRGPPKRSHPLGVLTGPGNAAESVVDPDMEALFEDFLGKVTMVASAASRPPAQPYHYVLRDTEQKGLCLRDGHLVATSLQGANAAQEEPISVVPNRHLERRRCPLIVGIRGGTRALSCGTGPEPRLHLEDVELLELFSKMGDEATPFTFYKTFGGSTHTFEAAAFPGLFLSTAPGPGEALAMAPPHGATAFYLRRK; via the exons ATGCCAGCTTGTCACTGCCCTACAATCAGCAGGGCGGGCTCTGccccccccgccctgcccggccctATAAAGCCACCACCACCCCCAGGGGACAGAGCCCAGACAGGACCAGACCTCAGGAGCTGCCAGAGTCACAG gCCCAGCCATGTCCCGCGTGTCCAGACCTGCTGTCACGTGagtggggacagggtgggatggggctgcCCCTCCCTTCGGACCTGGGTCGGGTCACCCCGTGTGACACCCATCTTCacccccctctctctcccccctccccggtgCAGAGGGGCCCGGGGTCCCCGGGGCCCCCCCAAGCGGTCCCACCCCCTGGGAGTCCTGACGGGGCCCGGGAACGCGGCCGAGTCTGTCGTCGACCCCGACATGGAGGCCCTGTTCGAGGACTTCCTGGGGAAAG TGACGATGGTGGCCTCGGCGGCCTCGCGCCCCCCGGCCCAGCCATACCACTACGTGCTGCGGGACACGGAGCAGAAGGGGCTGTGCCTGCGGGACGGGCACCTGGTGGCCACCAGCCTGCAGGGCGCCAACGCCGCCCAGGAAG AGCCCATCAGCGTGGTGCCCAACCGGCACCTGGagcgccggcgctgccccctcATCGTGGGCATCCGCGGGGGCACCCGCGCCCTGTCCTGCGGCACCGGCCCCGAGCCTCGGCTGCACCTGGAG gacgtggagctgctggagctgttctCAAAGATGGGAGACGAGGCCACGCCCTTCACCTTCTACAAGACCTTCGGGGGGTCCACGCACACCTTCGAGGCCGCAGCGttcccagggctgttcctcagcACGGCCCCAGGCCCGGGGGAGGCCCTGGCCATGGCCCCCCCCCACGGGGCCACCGCCTTCTACCTGCGCCGAAAGTGA
- the LOC135403756 gene encoding uncharacterized protein LOC135403756 produces the protein MVPLPPCPCMEASPRSLRMRYPPRATQRCPRRSCGPPAFLTAHAYDAPSRWRNREGAAPSLGNLWVRDPLRPVGGRTDPLSCPCVAPLDVSPRVSPPRGVQRWAGEGPASLPSSVATPPPPSFLPSSLSRSRSMSRVGGPAEAEAFSPCQAPTLQTKVFQYRLWDVNQKSLYLRDDQLLAGHLQGANAALEEKVFWVPNRAFEPTRLPVILGIRNGTRCLASHPKTSTTPALQLQAVDIRELPHTGEASAAFTFFRSYKDGLWRFESAANPGWFLCTSARGHQPLALSRSHDATHLLDFYFQLC, from the exons ATGGTGCCCTTACCGCCCTGCCCGTGCATGGAGGCTTCACCTCGCTCTCTGCGCATGCGCTATCCACCCCGAGCCACTCAGCGCTGCCCACGCCGCTCCTGTGGGCCTCCCGCCTTCCTAACTGCGCATGCGTACGACGCCCCCTCGCGGTGGCGCAACAGGGAGGGCGCCGCTCCCTCGCTGGGGAATCTATGGGTTCGAGACCCGCTGCGGCCAGTCGGGGGTCGCACTGACCCCCTGTCATGTCCCTGTGTCGCCCCCCTCGATGTTTCACCTCGGGTGTCACCCCCCCGAGGTGTCCAGCGCTGGGCAGGGGAGGGCcccgcctccctccccagcagtgTGGCAACACCACCGCcaccctccttccttccttcctccctctcacGGTCCCGCAGCATGAGTAGGGTGGGGGGTCCCGCGG AGGCTGAAGCCTTCTCCCCCTGCCAGGCACCCACCCTGCAGACCAAGGTGTTCCAGTACCG gcTCTGGGATGTGAACCAGAAGTCGCTGTACCTGCGGGATGACCAACTGCTGGCCGGGCACCTGCAAGGGGCCAACGCCGCCCTGGAAG AGAAGGTGTTCTGGGTGCCCAACCGTGCCTTCGAGCCCACCCGGCTCCCCGTCATCCTGGGCATCCGCAACGGCACCCGCTGCCTCGCcagccaccccaaaaccagcaccACCCCggcactgcagctgcag gcCGTGGACATCCGGGAGCTGCCCCACACCGGGGAGGCCTCGGCCGCCTTCACCTTCTTCCGCTCCTACAAGGACGGGCTGTGGCGCTTCGAGTCCGCTGCCAACCCCGGCTGGTTCCTCTGCACCTCTGCCCGGGGCCACCAGCCCCTGGCGCTGTCCCGCAGCCACGATGCCACCCACCTGCTCGACTTCTacttccagctctgctga
- the TMED4 gene encoding transmembrane emp24 domain-containing protein 4 gives MRRVRREAAAHAQSAPAGGSGRAMAALRALSAAEAALLLLLLLGCGAHGLYFHIGETEKRCFIEEIPDETMVIGNYRTQLWDKQSESFLPSTPGLGMHVEVKDPDGKVVLSRQYGSEGRFTFTSHTPGEHQICLHSNSTRMALFAGGKLRVHLDIQVGEHTNNYPEIAAKDKLTELQLRARQLLDQVEQIQKEQNYQRYREERFRMTSESTNQRVLWWSIAQTIILILTGIWQMRHLKSFFEAKKLV, from the exons ATGCGTCGCGTGCGCCGTGAGGCGGCGGCTCATGCGCAGAGCGCCCCCGCGGGCGGCAGCGGCAGGGCCATGGCGGCACTGAGGGCGCTGAGCGCGGCGGAGGCCGcgctgttgctgctgctgctcctcggCTGCGGCGCACACGGGCTTTACTTCCACATCGGGGAGACAGAGAAGCGCTGCTTCATCGAGGAGATCCCCGACGAGACCATGGTCATCG GGAACTACCGGACACAGCTGTGGGACAAACAGTCCGAGTCGTTCCTGCCCTCCACTCCCGGGCTGGGCATGCACGTGGAGGTCAAGGACCCCGACGGAAAG gtggTGCTGTCCCGCCAGTACGGCTCCGAGGGTCGCTTCACCTTCACATCCCACACGCCGGGGGAGCACCAGATCTGCCTGCACTCCAACTCCACCCGCATGGCCCTGTTCGCTGGGGGCAAACTG CGGGTACACCTGGACATCCAGGTGGGTGAACACACCAACAACTACCCCGAGATCGCGGCCAAGGACAAGCtgacagagctgcagctccgGGCACGGCAGCTCCTGGACCAGGTGGAGCAGATCCAGAAGGAGCAGAACTACCAGAGG TACCGGGAGGAGCGGTTCCGCATGACGAGCGAGAGCACCAACCAGAGGGTGCTCTGGTGGTCCATCGCCCAGACcatcatcctcatcctcaccGGCATCTGGCAGATGAGGCACCTCAAGAGCTTCTTTGAGGCCAAGAAGTTGGTGTAG
- the LOC135403755 gene encoding interleukin-36 receptor antagonist protein-like isoform X3, with product MSRVSRPAVTGARGPRGPPKRSHPLGVLTGPGNAAESVVDPDMEALFEDFLGKVTMVASAASRPPAQPYHYVLRDTEQKGLCLRDGHLVATSLQGANAAQEEPISVVPNRHLERRRCPLIVGIRGGTRALSCGTGPEPRLHLEDVELLELFSKMGDEATPFTFYKTFGGSTHTFEAAAFPGLFLSTAPGPGEALAMAPPHGATAFYLRRK from the exons ATGTCCCGCGTGTCCAGACCTGCTGTCAC AGGGGCCCGGGGTCCCCGGGGCCCCCCCAAGCGGTCCCACCCCCTGGGAGTCCTGACGGGGCCCGGGAACGCGGCCGAGTCTGTCGTCGACCCCGACATGGAGGCCCTGTTCGAGGACTTCCTGGGGAAAG TGACGATGGTGGCCTCGGCGGCCTCGCGCCCCCCGGCCCAGCCATACCACTACGTGCTGCGGGACACGGAGCAGAAGGGGCTGTGCCTGCGGGACGGGCACCTGGTGGCCACCAGCCTGCAGGGCGCCAACGCCGCCCAGGAAG AGCCCATCAGCGTGGTGCCCAACCGGCACCTGGagcgccggcgctgccccctcATCGTGGGCATCCGCGGGGGCACCCGCGCCCTGTCCTGCGGCACCGGCCCCGAGCCTCGGCTGCACCTGGAG gacgtggagctgctggagctgttctCAAAGATGGGAGACGAGGCCACGCCCTTCACCTTCTACAAGACCTTCGGGGGGTCCACGCACACCTTCGAGGCCGCAGCGttcccagggctgttcctcagcACGGCCCCAGGCCCGGGGGAGGCCCTGGCCATGGCCCCCCCCCACGGGGCCACCGCCTTCTACCTGCGCCGAAAGTGA
- the LOC135403755 gene encoding uncharacterized protein LOC135403755 isoform X1, whose amino-acid sequence MPACHCPTISRAGSAPPALPGPIKPPPPPGDRAQTGPDLRSCQSHRYLGTGTGTGQVLPGNNSQGWEQGQGQARSCPGRIPRAFTLDAPDGRGWQQGTGVSGRGVLHLCHPCPPLPPGPAMSRVSRPAVTGARGPRGPPKRSHPLGVLTGPGNAAESVVDPDMEALFEDFLGKVTMVASAASRPPAQPYHYVLRDTEQKGLCLRDGHLVATSLQGANAAQEEPISVVPNRHLERRRCPLIVGIRGGTRALSCGTGPEPRLHLEDVELLELFSKMGDEATPFTFYKTFGGSTHTFEAAAFPGLFLSTAPGPGEALAMAPPHGATAFYLRRK is encoded by the exons ATGCCAGCTTGTCACTGCCCTACAATCAGCAGGGCGGGCTCTGccccccccgccctgcccggccctATAAAGCCACCACCACCCCCAGGGGACAGAGCCCAGACAGGACCAGACCTCAGGAGCTGCCAGAGTCACAGGTACCTGGGaacggggacagggacaggccaGGTCCTGCCTGGGAACaattcccagggctgggaacagggacagggtCAAGCCAGGTCCTGCCCAGGAAGGATTCCCAGGGCGTTCACTCTGGATGCTCCTGATGGCcggggctggcagcaggggacAGGGGTGAGTGGCAGGGGTGTCCTCCACCTGTGTCACCCGtgtccccctctccctccaggCCCAGCCATGTCCCGCGTGTCCAGACCTGCTGTCAC AGGGGCCCGGGGTCCCCGGGGCCCCCCCAAGCGGTCCCACCCCCTGGGAGTCCTGACGGGGCCCGGGAACGCGGCCGAGTCTGTCGTCGACCCCGACATGGAGGCCCTGTTCGAGGACTTCCTGGGGAAAG TGACGATGGTGGCCTCGGCGGCCTCGCGCCCCCCGGCCCAGCCATACCACTACGTGCTGCGGGACACGGAGCAGAAGGGGCTGTGCCTGCGGGACGGGCACCTGGTGGCCACCAGCCTGCAGGGCGCCAACGCCGCCCAGGAAG AGCCCATCAGCGTGGTGCCCAACCGGCACCTGGagcgccggcgctgccccctcATCGTGGGCATCCGCGGGGGCACCCGCGCCCTGTCCTGCGGCACCGGCCCCGAGCCTCGGCTGCACCTGGAG gacgtggagctgctggagctgttctCAAAGATGGGAGACGAGGCCACGCCCTTCACCTTCTACAAGACCTTCGGGGGGTCCACGCACACCTTCGAGGCCGCAGCGttcccagggctgttcctcagcACGGCCCCAGGCCCGGGGGAGGCCCTGGCCATGGCCCCCCCCCACGGGGCCACCGCCTTCTACCTGCGCCGAAAGTGA
- the DDX56 gene encoding probable ATP-dependent RNA helicase DDX56 has product MNPPKKDPWDRGGQGFRGSSSPEHSSTARGRCGACLLGGALCTQPEVSVGGAAKMAADTAASGFEHMGLDPRLLRAVAELGWATPTAIQAQAIPLALEGRDLLARARTGSGKTGAYGLPLLHKLLSIKEASPALPQAVRALVLVPSAELGRQVGQTLRQLSAFCARRLRVVDLCSQSDPAAQRPVLMEQPDVVVGTPGRVLAHLGGHSLSLRHSLELLVLDEADLLLSFGFGDDIKALLCHLPKIYQALLVSATFNPELEALQELVLHNPVLVLPPEPRLPGHSQLQQFQVRCGTEEDKFLVLVALLQLRLLRGRALLFVGSLARAFRLKLFLEQFGIPACTLNSELPAASRCHVIAQFNRGLYDFIVATDEEGPVETPQRQARKGGTPGKGKGKAKDKGKAKDKGKAKAQDPEYGVARGIDFQNVSAVINFDVPPTVESYIHRVGRTARGDNPGTALTLALPEEHEGLTRIEDALAGENGQSMLQPYKFCMEEIESLRYRCRDAMRSVTKQAVKEARLREIRDELLNSEKLKAYFEDNPRDLHVLRHDKPLHPAIVKPHLRNVPDYLVPPSLRGIARPGPRKRKGPRVLRGPSAHKGKPARRGTGNPLQSFKFSRRGAKGRAVPTP; this is encoded by the exons AtgaatccccccaaaaaagaccCCTGGGACAGGGGGGGACAAGGTTTCaggggctcctccagccccgAGCATTCCTCCACCGCCAGGGGGCGCTGCGGCGCCTGCCTCCTCGGCGGCGCTCTGTGCACACAACCGGAAGTGTCTGTGGGCGGGGCGGCCAAGATGGCGGCGGACACGGCGGCGTCGGGCTTCGAGCACATGGGGCTGGACCCGCGGCTGCTGAGg gcGGTGGCAGAACTGGGCTGGGCAACTCCCACGGCCATCCAGGCCCAGGCCATCCCCCTGGCATTGGAGGGCAGGGACCTGCTGGCACGGGCCAGGACGGGCTCCGGGAAAACAGGAGCCTACGGGCTGCCCCTGCTGCACAAACTGCTCAGCATCAAAGAG GcgtccccggcgctgccccAGGCCGTCCGTGCCCTGGTGCTGGTGCCCTCGGCGGAGCTGGGCCGGCAGGTTGGGCAGACCCTGCGCCAGCTCTCGGCCTTCTGTGCCCGCCGGCTGCGTGTGGTGGACCTGTGCTCACAGAGCGACCCTGCTGCCCAGAG GCCCGTGCTGATGGAGCAGCCTGACGTGGTGGTGGGCACCCCGGGGCGGGTCCTGGCCCACCTGGGCGGGCACAGCCTGAGCCTGCGGCACtcgctggagctgctggtgctggatgAGGCCGATCTGCTGCTGTCCTTTGGGTTTGGGGACGACATCAAGGCCCTCCTCTG CCACCTGCCCAAGATCTACCAGGCCCTGCTGGTGTCGGCCACATTCAACCCCGAGCTGGAGGCGCTGCAGGAGCTCGTGCTGCACAACCCC gtgctggtgctgcccccGGAGCCGCGGCTGCCGGGCcattcccagctgcagcagttCCAGGTGCGCTGTGGGACGGAGGAGGACAAGTTCCTGGTGCTCGTGGCGCTGCTGCAGCTGCGGCtgctgcggggccgggcccTGCTCTTCGTGggcagcctggccagggccTTCCGCCTCAAGCTCTTCCTCGAGCAGTTCGGCATCCCCGCCTGCACCCTCAACTCCGAGCTGCCCGCGGCCTCCCG gtgccacgTCATCGCCCAGTTCAACCGTGGCCTCTACGACTTCATTGTGGCCACCGACGAGGAGGGGCCTGTGGAGACCCCCCAGCGCCAAGCACGGAAAGGGGGGACCCCGGG gaaggggaaggggaaggccaaggacaaggggaaggccaaggacaaGGGGAAGGCCAAGGCCCAGGACCCCGAGTATGGGGTCGCGCGGGGCATCGACTTCCAGAACGTCTCGGCCGTCATCAACTTCGACGTCCCCCCCACAGTCGAGTCCTACATCCACCGTGTGGGCAG gACAGCCCGTGGTGACAACCCTGGCACAGCACTGACCCTGGCGCTGCCCGAGGAGCACGAGGGGCTCACCCGCATCGAGGATGCCCTGgcaggag AGAACGGGCAGTCCATGCTCCAGCCCTACAAGTTCTGCATGGAGGAGATCGAGTCGCTGCGCTACCGCTGCCGG GATGCCATGCGCTCGGTGACCAAGCAGGCAGTGAAGGAGGCGCGGCTGCGCGAGATCAGGGACGAGCTGCTCAACTCCGAGAAGCTCAAG GCCTATTTCGAGGACAACCCCCGGGACCTGCACGTGCTGCGCCACGACAAGCCCCTGCACCCGGCCATCGTGAAACCTCACCTGAGGAACGTGCCAGACTACCTGG tgccccccagcctCCGGGGCATTGCCAGGCCTGGCCCCAGGAAACGAAAGGGCCCCCGAGTGCTCCGAGGGCCCAGTGCCCACAAGGGGAAACCTGCT CGCCGTGGCACCGGGaaccctctgcagagcttcaAGTTCTCCCGGCGTGGTGCCAAGGGCCGGGCTGTgcccaccccctga
- the MRPS24 gene encoding small ribosomal subunit protein uS3m: MAAAARALRVLPCALPAPRHLHTTPACLKTRAARVRVGKGDKPVTYEQAHPPHYIAHRKGWLSLHTGNLHGEAGAAERAVEDSFLRRFMYGTFPGLLADEVVLKRRGNLLVICALLSRALPPSKIYFLVGYTETLLSHFYKCPVRLELQTVPARVVYKYL, translated from the exons ATGGCGGCGGCTGCGCGCGCCCTGAGG gtactgccctgtgccctgcctgccccccggcacctccacaccacccccgCCTGCCTCAAG acGCGGGCGGCGAGGGTCCGGGTGGGCAAAGGGGACAAGCCCGTGACCTACGAGCAGGCACATCCCCCCCACTACATCGCCCACCGCAAGGGCTGGCTGTCCCTGCACACCG GTAACCTGCACGGCGAGGCAGGCGCGGCAGAGCGGGCAGTGGAGGACTCGTTCCTGCGCCGCTTCATGTATGGCACCTTCCCGGGGCTCCTGGCGGACGAGGTGGTGCTGAAGCGCCGCGGGAACCTGCTGGTGATCTGTGCCCTGCTTAGCCGGGCACTGCCCCCCAGCAAGATCTACTTCCTTGTGGGCTACACCGAGACCCTCCTGAGCCACTTCTACAAGTGCCCCGTGCGCCTGGAGCTGCAGACCGTGCCCGCCCGCGTGGTCTACAAGTACCTGTAG